accgattcaacaacatcgtgagaGGGCCACttgcagttgcattgaacacccggcttcggtcggtgcatcaatgcacaatggagttttacagtactttcgTTTTCAactcaaggtgtgacccgtttgacaatgagggggtcacatttcgatgtggagggacaatgtactcaatctccatggcacagtttggatatATCATAGGGCTATATGGTGAAGAGGAATCGGGGAATgaggagaataccgggggattacgagacttggatgtaaatgaacgtcaagccgcatgggctcagatcggtgaaggaatctacaaccctagtagcaccaagagtaccaaactgagggacccgctttaccgctacattcacaggctcctcacctactcgctaaaccagcgtcacgacagtagtggcgttgtagggttgaaagatttggttgtccttcactgcatccacaaccagaagcctctcgatgttccatatctcttgttacgaaacatgcacctCAATCGCCTTGCTGACGCTCCTacgcctatcttcttcgggggatgggtgtaccgtcttttcaagcatttcacgagaatcccaaggtcctttgaaaggagtccatggtcgggacgagttgactaccatatttgccgagccatgaacttactttatgaggcggaagacgggacggtgagcttccaaaggacacaaggctatgcatggaacccacaagaggccCTCGTTCTccacgcaccacctccccactaccagtaccaaccccatggtgatccgggtcaatcctcctcacaaggaggcggttttcctaactttcaaagcttacatgatcttttgcaggaaaacctcatgtgtaccaggaacacctacaacctcgccaacaacacataccaccgggttggagctattgagcgcaacatcaacgatatacaagatgatatcggtagcatctgggagtacatggcggggcatggggatggaggtgatgatagcggTGAAGATATGGACGTTTGAAAAGATAAGGGGCGGGttgatggtgagcccacaggtttaagtacccttttctaccgaacaatttatggcctgcgtgccgcttgttgaacaatttactttctttaactgttttttttattttcgttttACTTTCACTTTATGCTTGGAGACAATTGACGTTGGTAAGTTAGGATGTTTTatgtttgcttggtgtggtattgagtgattaaacaggtacaatgcaagggttagagtgctaaaccttagcacttgcagccccaaaatggagaaaccaggagacaaaacctgtttttcaggctcacagactgtccacacggggacgtgtccagccgacacgcccccgtgttcatctcccagatctgctgtttggttactgacctgcaattatttgccagacacgaggccgtgtccaatggacacgcccccgtgttcatcttctataagttttcattactggcagttcgccacggggccgtgtccagtggacacggggccgtgtccaggctgccagtaacataaatctttgctttttaacccacttttacacattctaatcaaccgaaaatcttatttttgggacacattgaggacaatgtgtaatttaagtgtgggggggatgctaaaaccttgaattttgcaaatcctaattacaagccttacacaaaactctattggaaccgctaaacaccccaaattttttttttcaaaaacttttcgttttttttacttgtcttggtttaatttgggaataacaagttctaaaaaggttatatttttacaaatttacaaccgatagcgtcgtgataacaaagaaccaacataagaaaactacgaaacggcataacaagtctagttaaaaattcgattatatatacttgatcacattaaaaacccattcccgcaaaagtgagttttgagcctttattgagcatacaaatatacatctttagactaaatgctcatttttcgtttcttgtgtgaatagccgcttggttcttacaactctagaacttgccacgacgatacattcccggtccttaccaacttaaacccaagtaagaaagtgatggaggcattaggactaaccatatttttctttctacaccattatttttcattttttttaccacctacccaaaatccccctagttagcccttttgagcctaaacctttcatttcattaccctaaaaccctttttacccaccaaaaaccttttttttattttatttttcaccctttattttagtaacaagctcggtttttcgtaagatcgctattttatgtgactttccaaaaaaaaaaatatgatgaagtcaaaaacaaacaaaagctatataaaagcttgtttggagaaatacttcaaaataaagagtcactaaaaacaaggtgtgtcacgaaaaccgacgctttttacgattttcgccctctTTACTAACCAATAACCCatccacccacctttaacccaagcctaacccttcacccaaaaagtcctcttgatatttacaaaggtaaaaagttaaaaaggaggaggattgattgcttggcaagcctatggaaggcgtaagttccatgccgctctcgtgtgattcactaaaaaaaatacaccttcggccgagtgttgagtgattccccgtgaggtatgtgaacttgtatataaatggaattttaataaggcatgctatgcccgaataagtaatttatcctgtgaaacgttctaaataaatcataacgaataggattgtaaataaataaaaataaaacttacaaagatcttggattcccgtgacaagccaaaaactttctcttctacctatttcatttgggagtgtaagccacatttaaagagttttgcttgaggacaagcaaaagttcaagtgtgggggtatttgatgtgtgtaaaatgcaacatataaatcacatcaattaaggcataaaactaaccctttttaagtattaatgttggaaaaagagtgtttttgtcttccttttgtattttcaggatgaaatgagctcaaattcacaaaagaagcaaaaagacaactaattcgagcataaatacaagaaaaggaataaaggtagactgcccggaccctcaacggcatcctccaaagcaaagaagagaaagcagaagtctgaacacgccccgtgctcagccagcacggggccgtgcccaagaagcagcataaaagacaaacttatagaagcttccattgcccaccacggggccgtgtccagcgggcacgggggcgtggtgaaagtacagcaggcgcattaattgtaattgcgaattacaattaatgaggagagagagtgtcagacgggcacgggggcgtgtccagtggacacggggccgtgcccagccttctgttcagcctataaataggagtgcttggtttcattccatctcatcccttggcacaccacctctctcacacttcatccaccacccaccaccaccataacaccatcatccaccaccatcatccattgtccatcgtagagtgtgtgagtcgtctcgggatccaagattgatcgtaagagttcttgacaatcaaggccatgtttgcctaagtctcttacatcacttggtgaagacaagtgtttagtataatactttttattttcaatcttttgcactttttatttggttttgtattaatgactttaataactagttacttatgttgaaggtgatctttccttatcgtttgtccgtggtgtcttggcattattttactgtctatataaaataaaagattttcaccattcatatctccacggtctatatggaggtatgttggctacctggtcgggggttaagggaacggtttggtaagggtcttgcccttgttcagcgtttagaggtcctgcttgggacctgggtcaaatttagtaggatctccttcaatgcccataggtattggatggaggggatccaaactctttgaccccctcataagttaactactattaatactataacccggctatttaggactgtatccctgctgactcagactacttagccgagggtaacgtcaccgccgaaagcggggcctaccacaatttgcattaataacttaattcattatcttccaataatccgaccctttaggattgtatccttgctgactcaaactactgggttgagggtaacgtcgccttcaaaagaggggtctactacaataactaagataatatcttaaacaagtgcaaaagtgcgaaaataatcaaaggttatactaatacacgtgtcggatccaagtgattcatcttgtctatctgttttattttatttttatttttcagcatttagttagtttttattttcttagtttaaaaaaaacatttttctcactttttgatttgattagacgttgaggataaaccggtattaaaagctcttgtgtccttggacgacctcggtatcttaccaacactatacttcgtccacgatgggtgcacttgcccatatgtgtgtttagtgttagtgaatatcgtgttttataaatttaaaacttggctaaaagtgtaaaaagggcttaattatacatctaaaaaatatattacactacacacgcatcagtaaacactttcgctatactatatgctattaaacttgtgaactcacctttacactctgtgtattgactttattttaacgtatgtaacaggtgtttaggatgctatgtCAGCTGTGAAGAATCAAGTTAGGTAATCTAGAAACGTCATtcaataaaatctgagttgtcagaacagtctatttgtctttgagaacaatatctgtaataactatttttattttatatgttaatGGTATGGGACGTTAACGATTAATATATATTgtcattaatagttgttatggattcttttggacaatctgtttcgcttagtgccatgTCTCGATGTTTCCGCTATCAAATGGGGTATGATATTGTTTTGATTATTTTCCCAACATTAACTGTCATATATCATACATGATAATTTGACGTTTAGTTGTACCTACTTTGCACCTTAATACATcatcatatattatatatatgaaCCCATACTCCTTATTTCTTCACTCTTAGATTCCACTTAATGTTAAAGAATGATATCACCGCCAACCTATCAAGTTATGTATTTTATCAAGTGGAGTCTAACTAATCGGAATTATTCTCATAAGTGATGTAATGTTCTATAGTATTCAAAACTTTAATAAACTAGAGTTTACTAATATGTTTACATTTTTAAATATATCAAATATTATgataatgatatatatatatatatatatatatatatatatatattatttattataatataatactCGTATTTAGGTCCTGTATTTTGTGGCGAGACTGTTAAACCGAACTTAAAGTAGACATAAAAATGTGTACGTTCGTTGGAGCATATCAACACACAAAAATTAGACCGAAACataaacatagaaaaaaataactaagttgaaatAGGATAAGTGCGTAACGACGGGCCGTTTGTCGAGTACAAATAAACTTAAAAATGTTGAACACACATGAACGTTGCGGTGTCTTAACTCGCAAAATTAAACCAAAACTTTAAATGATAAAAATTGTAAAAGACAAGTACAagagaccaaagttgaaagtgaaaaagtgtccggtttaaaataaaaatattttgtgaTGAATTTGTAATTGATGTAAGATAAAGAGTTAATATATAAACAAAATCTCTTAATTactaaacccaaaaaaaaaaactaacttataataaaaatcTGTTTTATCTTTATCTACGTTCTAGTAAATGACAAGCATTGATTGGATGTTAAAATGAATAGTAAATGTGTGTCTATGGAGTAATTTGTAAATTAATAGAGTGATAAAGTGTCggatttaaaataaaaatattttgtgaTGAATTTATAATTGATGTAAGATAGAGAGCTAATATATAAACAAAATCTCTTAATTACTAAACCCAAAAAAAaaggagtaaattacaagttttgtcctttatgtatgtcccaAATTGTAGGcgctgtcctttgtctttaaaattgtttgtccttaatgtttgcaaatcttgcacgttatgtcctttaggccaaacccagttagatttatTTTGTTAAAACTGATCatccaagggtattttagtctttttaccccaTTTATTTAATggtatttaaaaaataaaataaaacaaaataacttaaaatattattattattttaactctCTATataacctccatcaccaccacccatcACCGCCACCAGCACCCTCCACCGCCACCCGCACTGCTAaccaaataaagaaaaaaaaagtaaaaaccaCACCTCACCAAACCTGTATATAACTCCAACTCCATCAAATTAAACCAAAACTTAAAATTCCATCTCATACCTCTAACCGCCATGAACGACGATCAAATCCTGTTGCTACACATCGATAACCTCAAGGTTATATCACCCTTAGGCACAGGAGCTAAAGGCGTAGTCTTCTTAATACAAAACGACGCCGAATTACTCGCTTTGAAAGCCATTTCCAGAGCTTCAATCAAGCGTAAgctgaacaacaacaacaacaacaacaacaacaacaacaacaacaacaacaacaacagtgaCGGAGCTGAGTACTAGCGAATCTTCTTCGAGCAAGACGTATTGCGACGGTTTCAACACCCATCTCCCCAAaaatcaaaaacctaaattccaaatcaaaaaccccccaaaaatccccaaaaccaaaaatataaaaaaccgACGGTGGTGGTGTGTCTCCGACGAGCTCCGGTGGCGGAGGAGCACGGCTGCGGCGGTGATTGTGGCGGTGATGATGATaaactgatgatgatgatgatgacggatAACCGACGGTGGTGGTGTGTCTCCGACGAGCTCCGGTTAGTGAGCTGGGTTTTATTTCTTTTACTCAGATCCGGCGGTGGTGGTGTGTCTCCGAGGAGCTCCGTTAGATTTGGTGGTGATGATTGTGGCAGTGATGTTGGTGGAGGAGGAGTTGAAGGGGATGGCGGCGGTTCTGGTGGGGAGTGGTGACAGTGGCTGTGAAGGTGGAGGTGAAGGgtatggcggcggtggtggtgcatCTCATCTCCTCCGCAGatggagagagaagagagagagaagagagcgagagagagtgagggaggaagagagagagtgcagttttaatttaatatattttctatttttacaAAATAGTCCCAATCTATATATTAGTTACATAATAGCCCCTTAAATGGTGAAATTACAAtagtaccctcatgtgccttgcacatgatcagttttaaccaaaaaatctaactgggtttggcctaaaggacataacgtgcaagatttgcaaacattaaggacaaaactcatcaattttaaagacaaagaacagcgcctgcaatttgggacatacataaaggacaaaacttgtaatttactcaaaaaaaaactaactataATAAAAATCTGTTTTATCTATGTTCTAGTAAATGACAAGCATTGATTGGATGTTAAAATAAATAGTAAATGTGTGTCTACGGAGTAATTTGTAAATTAATAGagtgataatgataatgataatagcTGACCTGAGAGATTATGTTTTCACTTAAAACAATGCCGGATAAACTAAACAATTTTTTGAGTATTCTAAAATAAACGATCTTTTTTAGTTTTTTACCTAAGACAACATATCCGAACATCCTCATGTATATTCTTACATAAGTTACATTTGTGTGATTTATAGGGTTTTTATCTCCGTAATTAACAAAGGCTTGTAAAACATATtttaagattaaaaaaaattataaaactaaTAATGTAATTTATTATCCCCATCACATTTATTGCTAACATTCATCTAACTATCTAAAAGTCAAGGTCTTTCACTTAAACCTTTAAACCCTTTTAACtacatataaaattataaatCTCGAGATAGCCATCAACGACACAATTACTATATGCAATATTTAACATTATATAAGTTGTGGGATGTATCATATGCCTACGTCTTCTTTACATATAAAAACTCTACTCTCTTTTCCACATTCACATTACCATTCACAACCCTCTCTTAAACGGCTTGTTTCAGTCAACGCCGCCGCCGTGCACAGCCGTCACACATGGACGGAGACGGCGGATGCTCACCGACATCCAGCGGCGCTGACAAAAGAAAGAAACGGGACGTCGAAAAACCCTACCGAGGGATAAGGATGAGGAAGTGGGGAAAGTGGGTGGCTGAGATACGGGAACCCAACAAACGTTCCCGTATCTGGCTCGGCTCTTATTCCTCGCCCATAGCCGCGGCTCGTGCCTACGACACCGCGGTGTTCTACCTCCGTGGGCCCTCTGCCCAGCTCAACTTCCCTGACTCCATTGCAGATGATGGTTATCTTCATGACCTATCTGCTGCTTCCATCAGAAAGAAAGCCACTGAAGTGGGAAGTAAAGTGGACGCGCTACAAATGCAAATCGGCGGCTCAAGCGAGCCGCCGATTGGATCATGTTCAGGCCGGGTTTACATAAACCCGGACCTGAATGAGTACCCGAGTCCAGAATCTTCAGATGAGAATTAAAGGTGAGGGAAGGAATCAAGAATTCAAGATTATTAATTTGTTGATATGGATGGAATATAAAGGGATTATTATTTcgtatgttttttatttttattttttaagataGAAGATAGTTTATAAGCCGAAGGATTATACTTGTTCATCATGTTGTTCTAATGCTATGGTTTACTTGGTTAATTAATCAAGAAGAAATTAGATGCAAAAGTAATCTGTAATTAAGATGGACAGTCATACTTTGATTGGTTTCTTACCCTCGTTAAGATTGTTAgataagtttatttttttaacgAGACTAGGTGAAGATGTTGGCATAGATGCAagtttaatgtataattaaggTGCACTTGGTTTTGCTATTTAAAAATGGGTAGCGGTACAACTTTTTGTCTGTTTATCTTCTATTTGAGTGTAATTTCCGTTTGAAGAGTTATTGGGAtattaacaaaaataaaatacCACATATAGGGTGGAGTAATGTATAAATGATTTATACGTGTAAAGAGTAAACACACACGTTATAATATATGTGTATTTTAGAGTGATAGTAGACGTGTTTGTTTGATTATAAGTGATCTTGGACGTGTAATTATAATAGGTTGGGCCCATTGTTGTAATTGTAGAATTCGTTGTAATTACAAAATCAACATTAAAAATTGGAGTTAATTACATGAATGATCCCTGTGTTTTATTGCAAATTTGGACCTTAAAACTTTGAAATTACAGATGCTCATACTAGTATGAATTCCATACCACTAGGAGCATTGTTGTAACTTGGGATATTGGTGAAATCTGTgctaaacatttattatttttatatacttCATTTTGTTTTCAGAAGTACTCAAAGAATcaagaatatattattttaatttgTGTATGGTATCACTATATTTTTCTTGATGTTGATGTACCATTGATAACAAAATAGCGTCCAGACTAATTACAATACACAACGATATGTTTAAACTAATTACAATAAAGCGTTAACTTTAGAATGATACATCTAAGGTTAAAATGTCTAATATAAGAATGAACTAGTTACAAGTATGCGTCCAACCAAGTTTAAAACCGCTTGTTTAAATATGGGTGCAAGTACCCTCACCCGTAAAGTCACCAAATGTTGTGTTGATATCCTTCATACGCTTTGCATATTGATACCCCTTTATACACACAAGCACGAAGTGAGCGAGTAAGAAGGATTAAAGATGTGACATTTGTACATGCGCGAGTTTAAAGGAAAAAATAGTTGCTTCTATTCACGTGTTTTGACACATGTATCACTAGAACCAAACGGTCAATTCATTCATGAGACCATGAAAAAATTAGACGATCATTGTAGTATTTAGATACATTGTTTTGACAGTTCCAAACGCATCTTTATATTCAGCAAATATAAGACATTTTAAGAAAAATCATTTAGACACACTTAAATTAGAAAAGAAATGGATTGGATTGTATGATATAACTTTTAGAAAATGAATGAATGTGTATCAACATTATCAGGGATTAAAAAGCTTGGTGAAATTTTTCTAAATAAATTAAAACTATTCACGGGTCTTCCAGCTATATTTGACTTCTGTCAGTTACAATTTTATCAATGTTTTAATCATTTTTATTTGATCTTTTCgtttctatatttatttatacCAGTTTTTTTAGGTCGCGAGCAAATagtaatgtaaaacaaacgtgatttaaaaataaagcatgttgtttagaaagtcaatcCATTAGAACGGCTTAATTTATCATCGTATCGTTTTATGATACCAGATAAATACCTTATTtagagtacaacttcgtttttaacaaaagttATAACAGAATATTGGGGAAAatatcaagcacaactacgtacttaagtttttataaaaaagttataaacgtaaattattaaagaagtatcaaatttatcgataaattaatatatggtttaaaaaagaaaaaaaaagaattatttaaaaaatggtataggaaatatatggtttttaaaaaagggaaaaaattaaaaatatgttattaaaagtaaatataataagaaactattataatatattaaataaaagaaaaaaactatatattgttataaaaataaaattactatttATCGTTCATCGTCAACGGATAccaaaaaatactttatttagaatacaactttgttttaacaaaacttataacagaatGTCGAGGAAGAATTAAGCACAACTACGTATtgaagtttttagaaaaaaactataaacgtaaattattaaacatgtatcaaattaatcgataaattaatatatgttctaaataaagaaaaaagaattattaaaaaatggtataggaaatatatagttttaaaaaaggaaaaaaattaaaaatatgtattaaaagtaaatataataataaactattataatattttaaataaaagaaaaacaaaaaacatatattattataaaaataaagttactattcatcgttTTTCGTCAAcaaaatttatataatatataat
This is a stretch of genomic DNA from Helianthus annuus cultivar XRQ/B chromosome 16, HanXRQr2.0-SUNRISE, whole genome shotgun sequence. It encodes these proteins:
- the LOC110917525 gene encoding ethylene-responsive transcription factor ERF010, whose protein sequence is MDGDGGCSPTSSGADKRKKRDVEKPYRGIRMRKWGKWVAEIREPNKRSRIWLGSYSSPIAAARAYDTAVFYLRGPSAQLNFPDSIADDGYLHDLSAASIRKKATEVGSKVDALQMQIGGSSEPPIGSCSGRVYINPDLNEYPSPESSDEN